Below is a genomic region from Raphanus sativus cultivar WK10039 chromosome 4, ASM80110v3, whole genome shotgun sequence.
taaattgaattatacatatttttcaAATCTACAAACGATTACTTTTGATTCTAGTTAAACTAAATCTGATTAGTTTTATTTCTTGCATTAGTTTAGTTTTTCGTcttaaatttgtatacataCTTTCTAAAATTCTTTTGTACAATTTGATATTTTGGATTTGTAGAAATAGTAAACAAACTAAAATGACAATAAGTAAGAGTTTTAATAAACAAACATTACTGATAAAGTTTTGAAAAACTCAtgaacatatatcaatatttacaatatatcttcatttagtaaatttttttcgtctgagaaaaaaaacagaatccaATTCAAAAAAGTAGTATTGAATCGGTAAAAAAATTGGTTAAAGATCCGaattgttcaaaattttggtatgcAAAAAATTTGAAACGATTAAAATCTGAACTAAAAAATTTTAGATATCTGAATAGATCCAAAtaagatttatataattaaatatgttaattgcCGGACAGGGCGTTTTTTTGGAACGACTAAAGACCGACTACCACTTGATCTTATTAGATGGGgccgacaaaaaaaagttaattattttgaaatttaatatccaaaatatatatgatattttgaagattgtccaaaatactttaaaatatatacaaatagccAAAATTAAATATCAAGAATAgctaaaaactcaaaacaacaagagtacttaaatatatatggATTTTCTATCTAAAAATTCAAGCTAAgctaatttttatgttaagtttaggtatttttgaatatattattcaaatttatatgttatatactagtttttcaacatttttataaattttcaaattcaaactttttataattttttttaaattttgatttgcaaattttctttagaaatttgtaaatttttgaatctatttttacaattttcttaaaaattagtatttatttatatatttattaaaatcctaAACCACATTCCTCAACTCTAAACTTTAGGTTTGAATTAGTTAATCTATttaactctttaaaaataagGGTAAATGACTAAATATGGTTaaagtaaacatgaaaagtgatATTATAAATCTGAGTTTTTGCGATTTCTCTAAAAACATATAACGTATAGTCTGCAACCATAAAGTTTTAAAAAGCACGATGAAACAATTTTCAATGAGACAATTTTTCGTATTTAGCTAAGCATTAACTTAGAGAAAAAGACTTATGGTACACTAGTTTAGTAACACTTTTACCTTTGTAACTGTTTTTTTTCCAATGATCTTCTGAAATAAACTCTCATTTTACTGTCAAATTCATTTATACGAAAGAAAAACCGAACTTACTTTTTGctttataaaatgataatttttgtAAGTGGTCTAAAATCTTAGTCacttttagtgttttttttttttttgcaacttaGTCACTTTTAGTGTTTGAACTTTAAATTtgactagagcttgacccgcacacccgtgcgggttttaattttgatttttgattttttataattagtatcatatattttagatgtgtcactatataactaaatgatattgattatttgaatattttaggttcctatacatcatgattgaatccgaaccaaaactaataatatgtattcttttgttattgttaattttagattacttttttagtttgaaaacaaaatatctgaACTAACTCGGGTAGTATGGTTTTTCTGgtaaaattatttgaaactatttacggtaaaaagatttgaaattttagatAGATTAATTATCTGGACAATTTTAAGTTCCAATACATCCGAATTGAATCCATTCGGATCAGGAGGATCCGACTCAAAAGttaccaaaaaattataatacttgAACGGaacctaatttcaaaactcCAAAAATTTAATACCTAAAAAAATGATTCATACTTGAAAGGGTATCCGAAAATCATATTactaactatatattattatatttacctgaataattttaaaaagtgttaTTCATTATTCAACTGTGTGACAATTATTATTAATGCATATGtctaatatatttacatactaacttatattttaattatatatcatgtaaataactcttttatgtggttcttaatttttagatatcaccaataaataatgaaaaatataactacatagttttcaaaaatattgcattctaaatttattaaatagatacataaatttattattaataaataaggtaaaatataagtatgtaattttaaaacagtattgtatttttctctaTTCAACTGCATAATGATTATTATTACTGCATATGTCTAATTACATATAGTTACGAcatattttcacaaaatttaaATCATCATCAATGCATGAGACCGAGTGTACTAAAACAACAACGTAAGTAACCATTATTCATTCTTCAACTTTTTTGATCTATCTAACGTTTTACATTGTTATACtggatttaaataaataatttgtgtgtgtatgtcaatatatttaaaatttatgttatttttaattacaacataaaataataacaataatagaaatttatttttaattaattgcaTAGAATATCAAAATATGGTAAGTTTGTTGGTTAGCTAGAATATAGCAAGTAgtagttttagtcatttaaggaaaatacaataaatacttaaattatatttattaattaattcagTGGCATATGATTGTAAATATTATGCAAGTTTAAgggttaatttttatttgtacttcacttttaatagattagatgcgTATTTGTCTAATAGATTGGTGAATAAAGAGCCAATTAATTCATTGTATTTAATCAACTTTTTTCATAGTGGCTGTAAGGTAtcgcttttaaaaaaaaatatatcttaacaTCAGATATTGATTTGGCTTATGTTTAATCAATTAAAAAGctatttttataattcatatatgataataatataatatatgttgaTAAACTCAAGAAAACTATTTTGATAgtcattttctaatatataaaagaatgttctCAATCAAAAGTTTGtcgtgatttgtattaaaataataaatctattgttatttaaatgttgatttcaaaatattttaaaatctattatcactaaatttcttttttcataaatactctgaaatctattattattaaacaaaatctaaagTAGAGATTTTAGAATACTTTAAATGTTTCAAgagtatttgaaaaaaaattcttagttataaaaaaaatcaaatctcatagttttagatgaaattccaaaatatttaataaaaacacaccaaatttttcaATTCACCTGTAGTAATCTAAGAACTTATTAAAAACTAAGTcacttcaaattttaaattcaatgCAAATGTGGTGTATGTATCCTgctattatcatttttttttttgaaaaaaggcttTTAAGCTATTATCATTTTTACATCTAACAATAAATGATGCTTGTAGTTCTTTTAAAGCTGTAGTTCTAATATCACTTGAATACAAATGTTAAttgctacaaaaaaaaatacaaatgttGTAGCGCTGTTGTAGCtgccaaaaaaatttaaagtaaaaaagtACAAGCtcaatttttgtatattttaagcCAGAGAGCAAATGCAAGCTTAGCCAAATATATCCAGTAAAAAGTACAACACTGGTGGTAGTATAGAATGAAGTACGCACAAAAgatcattattaaaatatatccatattaaatataaaagacAATACTCCCCTTGGAATATAAAacaacaaatataattaaaaataaactattgacaaaaaaatataaaaataaactatagtCTTTGAATTAATCTCATTATATTTTGACAAGAGGGGCTTAATTTTTTCCTATATAAACACATGAAGGCAGCAATTCATTTCAAACCCCACAGCAAAAAGCCACTCACcttttctctctatctctctctgcTTCCATGGCCACCAAGCTCGACACAAGCAGCTTACTGTTCGCTCTCTTGTCCAAATGTAGCCTCCTGACCCAAACCAATCTCGCTTTGTCTCTCCTCGTAGCCTCCATCGCTtgtctcgctctctctctcttctactGGTCTCATCCCGGAGGACCTGCATGGGGAAAATATTTCCTCCATCGCCGCCACAGAACCACCGTGATTCCCGGACCAAGAGGCTTACCTTTTGTCGGAAGCATGTCCCTCATGTCAAACGCTTTAGCACACCGCTGCATAGCCGCAACCGCGGAGAAATTCGGAGCCAAACGTTTGATGGCGTTTAGCTTGGGAGATACTCGCGTGATCGTCACGTGCAACCCTGATGTAGCTAAAGAGATCCTAAACAGTCCGGTTTTCGCTGACCGTCCGGTTAAGGAATCAGCGTATTCCCTTATGTTTAACCGGGCTATCGGTTTCGCTCCTTACGGGGTTTACTGGCGAACGCTGAGGAGAATCGCTTCTTACCATCTTTTCAGCCCTAAACAGATCAAACGCTCTGAAACGCAGAGGCGTGTGATCGCGGATCAGATCGTTAAGTGTCTCGCGAAACAGAGTAGCAGCAACGAAGGACTCTGTTACGCTCGTGACTTGATCAAAACGGCATCGCTTAACAACATGATGTGCTCTGTTTTCGGGAAAGAATACGAGCTAGAACGTGAGCACGATGAAGTGAATGAGCTAAGTGGTTTGGTCGAAGAAGGTTATGATTTACTCGGAACACTTAACTGGACCGATCATCTCCCGTGGCTGTCGGAATTTGATCCTCAGGGAATCCGGTCTAGGTGTTCTACCCTCGTACCGAAAGTAGACCGGTTCGTGAACCGGATTATCTCTGACCACCGTGATCAAACTCGTGACTCGCCTAGTGACTTCGTTGACGTGTTGCTCTCTCTTGATGGTCCGGATAAACTATCCGACCCGGATATGGTCGCGGTTCTCTGGGTATGTACACGTTccttattttagtttttaataaatagaCCCCAAAAGGACATAATAAATCATTTTGAAATAATGCCGTTTTAGGTAATATGACAACAATTATGGTATTAACGTAATTGCAATTTGTGGGGTTTTGCAGGAAATGATATTTAGAGGAACTGACACGGTGGCTGTATTGATCGAGTGGATTCTGGCTAGGATGGTCCTTCATCAAGATATTCAGACAAGGGTTCACAACGAGCTTGATCAGGTCGTGGGGAGAGATCCAAGAGCCGTGGAAGAATCTGACGTGGCTTCTCTAACATATCTGACGGCTGTGATCAAAGAAGTCCTTAGGCTTCACCCGCCAGGTCCACTTCTGTCGTGGGCCCGCTTAGCAATCACAGATACGATCATTGACGGTCGTCGTGTGCCGGCGGGGACCACCGCAATGGTGAATATGTGGGCTATAGCGCATGATCCACACGTGTGGGAAAATCCTTTGGAGTTTGAACCCGAGAGGTTTGTAGCCAAGGAAGGTGACGTTGAGTTCTCGGTTCTTGGGTCGGATCTAAGGCTTGCACCGTTTGGGTCTGGTCGTAGAGTTTGTCCAGGGAAGAACCTCGGTTTGACCACCGTGACGTTTTGGATCGCGACACTCTTGCATGAGTTTGAGTGGCTTGCACCGTCGTCTGATGAAAAGACCGTTGACTTGTCCGAGAAACTGAGGCTCTCGTGTGAGATGGCTAATCCTCTCGCTATTAAGTTGCGCTGCAGGCGCAGTATAAGCGCATGAAAAGATTATTATTGTGCACTGAAGGAATAAGAAAATAGTATGTGCGTGCGAGGCAGAAAAGAAAACGAAAATAAGAATAGGATGTGAAGCTTTTTATATTAACGTTTTGCTGATACGCGACGTGTGTGGTGGTGATGTGAGGAGTGGTGTCTtgtaaatataatgaaaaacgTTAGCTAATATTACTGTGGATGTCACGCAAAAGATTAATTACTGCTACTTATGTGAGTTgctatctaaatatataaacttattttttttcgtttgaatATCTATCTTATGAAAACTTAATTAATACTATGGATACTAACTCCGGATTTCTGGAAAATGATACTTGAACGTAGGCCTGGGCATAAAATCAGGAAcacgaaatccgaaccgaacccgaaccgaaaacccGACCCGTCATCCGACCCTAAATGTAAAAATGTCCGAACGGGTTCTATAGagtggtataaaaaatatccgaatccgaagtgttattaaccgaactcGAATGGGTattttagttaatataaatattttgaaatatatatatatatatatatataagtattttagttattaaatttaatatttgtagtaatatgatatataataataaatattaacaatattaaaaaagttttaaatacacaattagttataaataagtaatttataatttgttcattggaataacaagtctactctctataatataatttattttgtttacaaataatatttgttttcatgattgatttaacattttattgttattttagcaattttatgtgtgatagattaatttttattaatttagttttttttctttatgtttttctttaagtttttgtttttttactttggttatattCGAACCGATCCAAtataacccgaacccgaatgatatatggatactttatgggttttaggaagcaatataatttttaaccaaatcCGAAGTGTTATTATTTGAACTCGATCcgtactaatgaaattttactatgaGACCTAGAAgcgtaaacccaaaaacccgaaaatccgaaaaacccgatctgaacgccaacgggtacccgaacgcccaggcctactTCAACGCAAACAAAGCCCTGATTACATGCAAAAATAGTATTTCTTTCATCCACTTACCAGAAAACTAAAAACACATTTATCATcaagaatataattattttaattatttttctcgaCCAGAAAATTAAAAGTATAGAAATGATGAATTCATATTAGGCTAGAAGTTCATATACACATGTtgttaattcatatatatatatgtatatatgtatatataatttaaagtatttttagatacaaaattaattaataataaataaatcggtttatatcttttaaatgtcacttaatatatttgataatttttaagattatacTTTCAGtctatcattttaaattattggTTTTCTACACATTTATCTTagaaattttagaatttaatttgAGTTAAATGGtgaaaccaaattaaaaaaaaaatgacaaaaggACTTTCTATTAAAAAGGACAAACATACAAGCTAAGCTATGGCTAAGTTGTCATACAATTTTTAGGAAAGATAGAAAATAGAGAAGAAACTCGTTCTAGCAAATGAGAAgctaatacatatttataaggAAAGATGCAAATTACGGAAGAAATAAGATGTCAAGATGTCTGCTAGTTCTAGAGTCCATGACCTCCACGCCCTTTTCTACTGGTCGATGTTTAGACCAattgatttttttcagaaattttt
It encodes:
- the LOC108849406 gene encoding cytochrome P450 78A9, which produces MATKLDTSSLLFALLSKCSLLTQTNLALSLLVASIACLALSLFYWSHPGGPAWGKYFLHRRHRTTVIPGPRGLPFVGSMSLMSNALAHRCIAATAEKFGAKRLMAFSLGDTRVIVTCNPDVAKEILNSPVFADRPVKESAYSLMFNRAIGFAPYGVYWRTLRRIASYHLFSPKQIKRSETQRRVIADQIVKCLAKQSSSNEGLCYARDLIKTASLNNMMCSVFGKEYELEREHDEVNELSGLVEEGYDLLGTLNWTDHLPWLSEFDPQGIRSRCSTLVPKVDRFVNRIISDHRDQTRDSPSDFVDVLLSLDGPDKLSDPDMVAVLWEMIFRGTDTVAVLIEWILARMVLHQDIQTRVHNELDQVVGRDPRAVEESDVASLTYLTAVIKEVLRLHPPGPLLSWARLAITDTIIDGRRVPAGTTAMVNMWAIAHDPHVWENPLEFEPERFVAKEGDVEFSVLGSDLRLAPFGSGRRVCPGKNLGLTTVTFWIATLLHEFEWLAPSSDEKTVDLSEKLRLSCEMANPLAIKLRCRRSISA